The genome window TGATGGAGTTCCTTAGCTTAAACACCCATGAAGAATATCCACAAAAAATCTTCGAAGTTGGAAAGGCTACCTTAATAGATGAAACAAAGGAAACAAAAACAGTAAGCGAGAGCAAATTAGCTGTTGCAATAGCCCATCCAAGAGTTACATTTACAGAGGTTAAGGAAATCCTTGACAGCGTCATGCACCATTTAGGCTTTGAATATGAGCTTGAAGAGACAGAGCATGGCTCATTCATTCCGGGCAGAGTTGGAAAGATAATTGTTGATGGGAAAGAAATTGGTATAATCGGTGAAATTCACCCGCAAGTTTTAGAGAACTGGGGCATTGAAATGCCCGTTGCAGCTTTTGAGATATTCTTAAAACCTCTTTACAAGCCCTCCTCTTAACTTAATTTTTGGTGAGTGTCATGAATTTAGGTTTGCTTTTTGCAATTATCCTTGGTCTCTTAATTGGATTATATGTACCAAAATTAATGGAAACTCACAAAGAATGGGGTAGATTTTTCCTTTTGATTATAATGGTTGGGCTTGTTTTGATGAACTGGAAAGCCGGAAAAGTTCGAGATGCTTATATTTACTTTGAAATAATTGTATGGCTTCTTTTTGGTTTGATTATTTATGTTGAAGAGTTTGGGATAAAAATTATGATGACGTTGCTCCTTATAGTCGTTGGAGTGTTGGGGTTAACTCTATATAAATTTGAAGCAACTATAACGGATATATTGGGGTTAACAATCAGCACAATTGTTGCTTTATATGGATTTGCATATTTGGGGGATCTAGTTAATCAGAGAAGAGCTAAAAAATCTAAAAATCCAAAGACTTGACCTTAGACTTTTTCTTTTGCTTTATTTTTCTCTCCAATCTCTTAATCAATTGAGTAAGCATTATCTCAAAGTTCTCAATGGCACTTAACACCTCGTTATCCCTTATACATTTATTTTCCATTCTTCCCACCTCCAATAATGATATCCATCAATGTGCATTTAAAGTTTGTCTCAGTTTTGTTGTCAATGTTTCGAAAAATTTGAGACATTTTAGCATACTTTTGAACATTTTCACTTTACGTTTATAAACATTTACATAATATAAAGACATCAATGTTTGGAGAAAAACTTGAATGTCTATTTATGCACGTCAATGTACGAAAATTTTAAATCAAAAAAGCTAGTGCGGAGTTTTATTTCCAAAAGTCTTTTATAATCAAAGCTTGTTACCCCATTATAGGCGGGGAGTATGAGAATTGCCTTAAAAATAGCATATGATGGCACTAAATTCAACGGATTTCAGCGACAACCTGAATTGAGAACGGTAGAAGGTGAGATAATTAGGGTTCTCCAGAAGCTTAATCTGATTGAATCTCCAGACAAAGCTAATTTCAAGGGAGCTTCAAGAACAGATAAAGGAGTTAGCGCATTTGGAAATGTGGTTGCATTCAATACTGAAAATCCAAAATTAGCTCAACCGCGGATTTTAAATCATCACTTAAGAGATGTTTGGGTTTTAGGAATTGCTCAAGTTCCAGATGATTTCCATCCAAGGTTCTGGGCAAGAAGTAAAATTTATCGGTATTACTTGGTTAATGAAGGATTTGATGTAGATGCAATGAGAGAATGTGGTGAGCTTTTCGTTGGCACTCATGATTTTTCTGCCTTTGCTAGGCTTGAAAAGTTTAAAGATCCTATAAGAGAGATTATTAGGCTTGAGATCGCACCAAAAGGAGACGTTATTGTAATCGAAATTGAAGGAAAAAGCTTTCTTTGGGAGATGGTCAGGAGAATTGTAACTGCATTAAAGCTATGTGGTCTTGGTGTTATCGGGACCGAAGATGTAAGAAAAATGCTGAATGGAAAAGCTAATAAAAAGCTCCCTCCAGCACCTCCAGAGAATCTTGTTCTGTGGGAGATAAAGTACGACAAAGTGAACTTCCAAATTGATGAATACTCGCTCAAAAAGATTAGACAGGAGTTTTTTGAAAGGTTTAGTTATGCAATGGTTAAATCCAGCATATTTAGGGATTGGCTGTTGTCTCTATGATTTCTGCTTGGCTTTATTGAAAAGATTGTTGTCATAGAACTTTCCATAATACTGCTTCAAGGCTTTCTCTCTTTCGATAAAGTGTGTAAATAATAACGGATCATCGTCTTGGACATCGACTATTACGGCTTCTCTTCCATCTTTCGGCCTTAGTGCTCTTCCAATTGTCTGTATTGTCATTATGTCACTCTTTCCACCACCAGCTAAAATTATGGCAGAAATCTCCGGTATGTCAACACCTTCTTTAAGCAGAGTCGAAACCAAGACTTGGATCTCTCCTCTCTTGAACTTTTCAAAGAGTTCCCATCTGTTGGGGCTTTGTGAACTCAAAAACTCAGCATTAACTCCTCTCTCCTTAAGCATCTTCACCAGGATTTCTCCATGGTCAATTCTTCTGACGTCAATCAAGACTCTGTGTCCTTCTTTCGCAAGCTCAATAGCTTTTTCAACAATAGCTTTATTTCTCTCTTCGTTTTCCATAATCATCTCTTCGTAAAGCTCCTTGTATCTCTCGGCTAAAGCTGGCATCTTTGATTTATATCTGATAATTTCAAATTTTGGCTTTGCTAAGAAACCTTCCTTAATTAGCTCATCTGCCTTGACTTCATAGATTATTGGCCCTATTGCTCCTTCAATCTTTATCTCTTCCCCTCTAATTCTTCTCCAAGGTGTAGCTGAGAGCCCAAAGCGATAGACTTGGGGTAGGGACATTCCAAGCTGGTAGAATTTTTCTGCCGCTGAAGTTCTATGACATTCATCAAAAACCACTATGGCATAGGGGAGCTTGAGTTTATCAGCACCCCTCGAGAGGAGTGTTTGGATCATAGCTACAGTCACAGGTTTTTCATTCCACTTATTGTCCCCAACGATACCAGCTTCAACTCCAAGAACTTCTTCAGCCTTTTCTTTCCACTGATAGAGAAGCTCTTTAGTATGGACAACTATGAGAGCAGAGAGGTCAAGCTCATGGACAATCCTCAAACCTACAACTGTTTTTCCGCTTCCAACAGGCAATGCAAGAACACCCATCTTTGCTTTTATTGCCTTTCTAACGGCTTTCTGCTGATATCTCCTTAGCTTGTACTTCTCATTCCACTCTGAATTCAGTTTGACACCCTCAACTTCACGTTCATCTATAATCCTCACACGATAACCCCTAGAATTCAAGAGCTTTTTAACTCTTGGAATCAACCCTACAGGAAAAGACTTCTCATATGGATCGTACAAGCTTTCAGGCTTTTCCCACTTACCAAAATCTCTCTTGTAGCTTAGAGCTTCATAAATCATGAAGTAGACCTTTGGTTCTGCTTTCTCGATGATGACCTTTGCACTTTTATTTGGAATTCGTAACGTTACCATGGACATCGTCAATCAAAAGACAGTTTTGGAGGAAACTCTTTATAGACTTTTTGGCTCAAATTTGTGCAGAAAGGATAAAAGTAAGTTAACATAGTTAGGGAGGGTGGTATTATGTTAAGGCAGATTATTGAAGAATTTATGGATGATGTTGTTACTATTGAAAAACCAGTCAACAAGAACCTTGAAGTGACGAGGTATCTGCTCAAATACAAGACCAAGCCCGTTCTTTTCAAAGATGTTGATGGATGGGAAGTTGCTGGCAACATCTGGAGCACGAGAGAGAGAATAGCAAAATACTTAGGCGTTAAAAAGGAGGAAATTCTGCACATTATGGAGTACGCAATGGATAATCTTCATGATTATAAGTTAATTGGGAAAGCTGAGTTTATGAAAAACAAAACCGCGGATTTCTCCCTTAAAGAGCTCCCGATTCCAAAGTATTATCCGAAGGATGGGGGAGAATATTTCACGTCTGCTATTGTTGTTGCAAAAGATGAAAATGGCTTTGTGAACATGTCTTTCCATAGAATGATGGTAATTGATGATAAGAGAGCAGCAATAAGAATTGTTCCCCGTCACTTGTATGCAATGTGGAAAGAGAAAGCAGAAAGAGGAGAAGAGCTTGATGTCAGAATAATTGTTGGTAATCCAATCTACGTTTTGCTTGCCGCTGCTACAAGCGTGGAATATGGCAAGAGCGAGCTTAACATTGCTTCTGCGATAAAGGAGAAAACCTTAGGATCACCCTTGGAGGTTGTTAATATCAGTGGCATTCCAGTTCCGGCAGAGAGTGAGTTTGTTTTTGAGGCAAAGATTCTACCAGAGCTGACTGATGAAGGTCCTTTTGTCGACATAACGGGAACTTACGACTACGTTAGAAAGCAACCTGTCGTAGTATTTGAAAAGATGTACCATGTTGACAACCCAATTTTCCATGCCCTTTTGCCTGGAGGTTATGAGCACTACATGCTCATGGGCCTCCCAAAAGAGCCCCAAATTTACAAGAGCGTGAAAAGAGTTGTTCCTAAAGTGCATGGAGTAAGACTTACGGAAGGTGGCTGCATGTGGCTTCATGCTGTCGTTTCAATTACAAAGCAGCACGATGGGGATGGAAAGAACGCTATATTGGCAGCATTTGCAGGGCATCCATCATTAAAGCACGTTGTAGTTGTTGATGAGGATGTAAACATCTATGATGACAGAGAAGTTGAATGGGCTATAGCGACAAGATTTCAAGCTGATAGGGATTTGGTGATAATTCCAAATGCAAGAGGCTCTTCGCTTGACCCCTCAGCTGAGAAAAGCCTAACAGCAAAGTGGGGAATTGATGCAACGAAGCCTTTGGATAAAAAGGAGGAGTTTGAAAGGGCCAAATTGTGACCTTTCTTTGTCAATTCTTTATCTATTAATCTCAAGCGATAAAATCTTCGACTTCTTCGTTGCGGCATCCACAGCTTTCATTATGGCTGTCCTTATTCGGCTATCTTCAAGCTCAAAAATTCCATCTATCGTTGTTCCTCCCGGGGTTATCACCATATCTCTAATTTGGGCTGGGTGTAAATTTGTCTCCAAGAGGAGCTTTGCTGTGCCTAGAAGAGTCTGAGCAGCTGCGAGTAGGGCAATATCCCCCGGCAGACCCACTTTCAAGCCTCCGTATATGAGAGATTCTAAAAAGACAGAGGCATAAGCTGGTCCTGAGCCGCTCAGCCCTGTTATTGCGTCCATGTATTCCTCTTCAATTTTAATGCACCTCCCAAAAGTTCTAAAAATCTCCTCGACAAGCTTTATTTCCTCGTCGCTCAGGTCATTTGTAGCATAAGCTGTGAACGACTCCCTCACAAGAATTGCTATGTTGGGCATAGCTCTAACAAACTTTGCATCAGCTGAGCTCTTGAGAACCTTTAAGGGAATACCAGCGGCAAATGAAATAACGATTTTTCCTTCAACGGCTTCTCTAATTTCTTCCAGAACTTTTCTAATTTTGTTTGGCTTCACGGTTAGTATTATTATATCCGCCATTTCTGCCGCGATTTTATTGTCTCTCAGCACTTCGACACCATGTTCTTTGAGCCATTTAATCTTCTCAATCTTTCTCCTTGTGGCTATAACTTCATATCTCTCAGACAACGCTTTAGCAACGGCACTTCCAACTGTTCCAGCTCCAATTACAGCTATCTTCATTTTATCACCCCTAACCTGTAAGCTAACTCTGCATTTAGAATTGAACCTCCAGCAGCTCCTCTAATAAGATTGTGTCCCAAAGTGACGTATTTGAACTTCTCTTTCTCAATCTTTTCTAGTCTTCCGACTGTGACGGTCATTCCATTGCCTAATTCCCTATGTAGTTTTGGCTGGGGGATTTCCCTATAGACAATTGGCTTTGCATATGAAGGGAGCTTAAGTTCTTTCAATGGATCAAAAGATTCAAAAGCTTTTCTAAGTTCTTCAACGCTGATGTCTTCATCAAGTTCAACAAAAACTGCCTCTGTGTGTCCATGAGATACTGGAACTCTTGTTGTAATAGCGGATATTTCAAAGTCAAAGCCAAGGATTTTTCTTGATTCGTTCTCGATTTTCCACTCTTCCTTTTCAATGTATGGAATTACGTTGTCAAAAATCTGCAGGGCTGATAAGCCTCTAAATCCGGCTCCGCTTATAGCCTGCATTGTTGCAACATTGACCTTTTTGAGCCCGAATTCTGAGAGAACTTTAAGTGAAAGCACCAGTATTGCAGTTGAGCAGTTTGGGTTCGTAACTATGAATCCTTCCCAGCATCTCCGCTCTTGCTGAAATTCAATAAGCTTTAACTGATCACCATTGACTTCCGGGACTAGAATAGGTACATCATTTTCATATCTATGGGATGAAGCGTTGCTGAACACGGGGATTTTCTCGGCAAGCTTTTCCTCCACTTTACCGGCTATTGAAGAAGGAAGAGCTGAGAAGACTAAATCCACGTCTGGATTCTTTAAGAAATCTTTCAAGCTCTCTACCTCTATATCTCCAATATCCTCACTGGCCCATTCTGCAATCTCTCTGTACTTCTTTCCTTTAGACCTCTCCGAAGCAACCAATCTTTCAATTTTGAACCAAGGATGATTTGTCAAAAGTCTCACAAAGGTCTGTCCAACTAAGCCTGTGGCGCCTAAAATTGCAACCTCCATCAAAGAACCTCCCTAAATGCTTCTAAATTTGGCTCTATAGGCTCTGGCAGTTTAAAGTTCTCAATTATTATGTTTGGATCTTTCAGTCCATGCCCCGTTGTAATTAAAACATAGCTCTCATCTGGCTCAATTAGGCTAAGCTCTTTCAGCTTAATTAGACCAGCCAAGGAAGATGCCGATGCTGGCTCGACAAAAATTCCCTCTTTTGATGCGAGCAGTTTTTGAGCCTTGAGAATCTCTTCATCGCTCACACTCTCAAACAATCCGCTCGATTCTTCAACAGCTCTCCAAGCTTTCTTCCAGTTGGCTGGATTCCCAATCCTAATTGCTGTTGCTACAGTCTCAGGCTTTTCTTCAGGCTCAAATGGCTTTCTTTTCTTGAAAGCTTTAGCTAGTGGAGATGCTCCTTCTGCTTGAATGCCAATCATCCTTGGCAACTTATCAATAAAGCCGGCTTCATAAAGCTCCTTAAACCCTTTCCAGATAGCTGAAATGTTACCAGCATTTCCTACGGGCAGAATTATGTTATCTGGAACAAAGCCAAGCTGGTCAAATATCTCAAAAGCTATTGTCTTCTGCCCCTCTAAACGGAAAGGATTGATTGAGTTAAGCATGTAGACTCCCAGTTCTCTACTCGCTTCAACCACTACTCTCAGAGCATCGTCAAAGTTCCCTCTAACTGGGATAACTTTCGCACCATATACTATAGCCTGAGCAAGCTTTCCTAATGCTATCTTTCCGCTTGGAACGAGAACATAACTTTTTATCCCTGCTTTTGCCGAATAAGCGGCTAAAGATGCCGATGTATTTCCTGTTGAAGCACATATAACTTTGTCCATGCCCAGTTCAATTGCCTTTGAAACACCAACTGTCATTCCTCTATCCTTGAAAGAACCTGTTGGGTTTGCACCTTCATTTTTGACGTAAAGCTCTTTCATCTCAAGTTCTCTCTGAAGGTTTTCCAGACGATACAGAGGTGTTCCTCCTTCGTTGAGAGAAACTCTCTTTTCAACGGGAATAAAGCTCTTATACTTCCACAGTGTTATGTTTTTTCCATCAAAAACGTTTTCAACTTTGTCCAAATCGATGACTACCTCCAGCAGACCGCCGCAATCACACCTATACCTCACTTCGTCTTCTGAATACTCCCCACCACACTCTATACACCTAAGCATCTTGCTCCACCTCCAACTTTAGTGATGAAATATTCTGCTCTAATTCCCTCATTCTCAAAGGCTTCAACCATAGCCTTTCCGATATTTCTCAAATCCTCTCCCAAAGCAAACATGCTGGGCCCTGAACCAGACAGAGAAACACCATAAGCTCCACTTTCTAATGCAGCTTTTCTGACCTTATCAAACCAAGGCATGAGCAGTTTTCTATAAGGAATAGCTAAGTAGTCATCCAAAAGCTTTCCAGCTTTTTTCAAATCTCCTTCCTTCAAAGCCGATATTAAAGCACTTGCAAGGGCCAAATTTCTAACGGCATCGCTTAGAGGCACATATCTTGGCAAAATGGCCCTTGCTTTTTTTGTGCTGACCTCAACTTCTGGGAGAACAATGACAAGCTTAAAGTTTACATCAAGCTTAAACACTTCAAGGGGGGAAAGAGATTTTAGTATCGTGAATCCACCAAAGAGGGAGGGAACAACGTTGTCTCCATGAGCACTTCCTGATGCTATTCTCTCTCCTTCTAGAGCTGCTTTTATTATGAGTTCCTTATCTTCAATCCCAAGGAGTTTTGCCATTGCCAATGCTCCACCCAAAGCTGAAGCTCCTGAACTTCCAAGCCCGCTTTTGGGTCTTATTCCCTTTTTAACCTTCATCTTAAAGCCTATCTCTGCTTTAAGCATCTTCAAGAGTGCAAGAGCAGATACTGAGGCAACATTTTTCTCAGGTTCTTCTGGCACATTAAATCCATCGACTTCTACTATAACTTCGTCGCTTTCTTTGACCTCAATGATGTCTTTCGGTTCATCAAGACACAAACCAAAGACATCAAATCCTGGCCCAAAGTTCGCTATTGTTGCTGGAGCTGATACTTTCATTTAAAACCACCTCATGAATTTCATTCAAGGCTTCCTTAAGCTCAATCTTATCGACGAAGAAACATACGTAGCTATCGCCTTGCTCAGCAATTGGATACTGCACATCAACGCGAGAAGCTCCGACTACTCCTATCTTTGCCTTATCTCCGAGAATCTTGTAAGTGATTATTGGCATTTTAAAGCTAATATCTGAAACTAATGTCCCTAATTTCCATTCACTTGTTTTTCCAAGAATTAATGGAACTTTATCTCTTATTGGTTCAATGGTTCTCTCATGTAAGGCTTTCAGTCCGAGTCTTGAGGCAATTAAAGCCTCATCATAAGAGATAAATGGGATAATTCTGGCATCTTTGACTATCCTTGGGTCAGCAGTATAAATTCCCTTGACATCACTCATAATTAAAACTGCTCTGGCACTCAAGAGGTATCCCAAAACTGAAGCCGTGTAATCGCTTCCTCCCCTCCCCAGTGTAGTCCTGAAGCCGTTGAAATTCCCGAGAAATCCTGTGACAACGGGAACTTTGTCTGTCTTTAGTAGC of Thermococcus sp. M39 contains these proteins:
- a CDS encoding DEAD/DEAH box helicase; protein product: MVTLRIPNKSAKVIIEKAEPKVYFMIYEALSYKRDFGKWEKPESLYDPYEKSFPVGLIPRVKKLLNSRGYRVRIIDEREVEGVKLNSEWNEKYKLRRYQQKAVRKAIKAKMGVLALPVGSGKTVVGLRIVHELDLSALIVVHTKELLYQWKEKAEEVLGVEAGIVGDNKWNEKPVTVAMIQTLLSRGADKLKLPYAIVVFDECHRTSAAEKFYQLGMSLPQVYRFGLSATPWRRIRGEEIKIEGAIGPIIYEVKADELIKEGFLAKPKFEIIRYKSKMPALAERYKELYEEMIMENEERNKAIVEKAIELAKEGHRVLIDVRRIDHGEILVKMLKERGVNAEFLSSQSPNRWELFEKFKRGEIQVLVSTLLKEGVDIPEISAIILAGGGKSDIMTIQTIGRALRPKDGREAVIVDVQDDDPLLFTHFIEREKALKQYYGKFYDNNLFNKAKQKS
- the thrC gene encoding threonine synthase; translated protein: MLRCIECGGEYSEDEVRYRCDCGGLLEVVIDLDKVENVFDGKNITLWKYKSFIPVEKRVSLNEGGTPLYRLENLQRELEMKELYVKNEGANPTGSFKDRGMTVGVSKAIELGMDKVICASTGNTSASLAAYSAKAGIKSYVLVPSGKIALGKLAQAIVYGAKVIPVRGNFDDALRVVVEASRELGVYMLNSINPFRLEGQKTIAFEIFDQLGFVPDNIILPVGNAGNISAIWKGFKELYEAGFIDKLPRMIGIQAEGASPLAKAFKKRKPFEPEEKPETVATAIRIGNPANWKKAWRAVEESSGLFESVSDEEILKAQKLLASKEGIFVEPASASSLAGLIKLKELSLIEPDESYVLITTGHGLKDPNIIIENFKLPEPIEPNLEAFREVL
- a CDS encoding homoserine kinase, giving the protein MKVSAPATIANFGPGFDVFGLCLDEPKDIIEVKESDEVIVEVDGFNVPEEPEKNVASVSALALLKMLKAEIGFKMKVKKGIRPKSGLGSSGASALGGALAMAKLLGIEDKELIIKAALEGERIASGSAHGDNVVPSLFGGFTILKSLSPLEVFKLDVNFKLVIVLPEVEVSTKKARAILPRYVPLSDAVRNLALASALISALKEGDLKKAGKLLDDYLAIPYRKLLMPWFDKVRKAALESGAYGVSLSGSGPSMFALGEDLRNIGKAMVEAFENEGIRAEYFITKVGGGARCLGV
- the truA gene encoding tRNA pseudouridine(38-40) synthase TruA → MRIALKIAYDGTKFNGFQRQPELRTVEGEIIRVLQKLNLIESPDKANFKGASRTDKGVSAFGNVVAFNTENPKLAQPRILNHHLRDVWVLGIAQVPDDFHPRFWARSKIYRYYLVNEGFDVDAMRECGELFVGTHDFSAFARLEKFKDPIREIIRLEIAPKGDVIVIEIEGKSFLWEMVRRIVTALKLCGLGVIGTEDVRKMLNGKANKKLPPAPPENLVLWEIKYDKVNFQIDEYSLKKIRQEFFERFSYAMVKSSIFRDWLLSL
- the asd gene encoding aspartate-semialdehyde dehydrogenase, which produces MEVAILGATGLVGQTFVRLLTNHPWFKIERLVASERSKGKKYREIAEWASEDIGDIEVESLKDFLKNPDVDLVFSALPSSIAGKVEEKLAEKIPVFSNASSHRYENDVPILVPEVNGDQLKLIEFQQERRCWEGFIVTNPNCSTAILVLSLKVLSEFGLKKVNVATMQAISGAGFRGLSALQIFDNVIPYIEKEEWKIENESRKILGFDFEISAITTRVPVSHGHTEAVFVELDEDISVEELRKAFESFDPLKELKLPSYAKPIVYREIPQPKLHRELGNGMTVTVGRLEKIEKEKFKYVTLGHNLIRGAAGGSILNAELAYRLGVIK
- a CDS encoding aspartate kinase, whose product is MIYKLSAKSRVVIKFGGSSVRDSFSEALELVKKLHDGNEVVVVLSALKGVTDLLLKLAESRSPEILEKFEEIHLRAIEKLGIDLNIENEIKELKFVLENEKMFPNREAYIDHVLSFGERLSVKLFSKALEDEGLKSAPVDAFYLIETDGNFGNAKVDLEKTRDKIWMIEALLKTDKVPVVTGFLGNFNGFRTTLGRGGSDYTASVLGYLLSARAVLIMSDVKGIYTADPRIVKDARIIPFISYDEALIASRLGLKALHERTIEPIRDKVPLILGKTSEWKLGTLVSDISFKMPIITYKILGDKAKIGVVGASRVDVQYPIAEQGDSYVCFFVDKIELKEALNEIHEVVLNESISSSNNSELWARI
- the proC gene encoding pyrroline-5-carboxylate reductase, producing the protein MKIAVIGAGTVGSAVAKALSERYEVIATRRKIEKIKWLKEHGVEVLRDNKIAAEMADIIILTVKPNKIRKVLEEIREAVEGKIVISFAAGIPLKVLKSSADAKFVRAMPNIAILVRESFTAYATNDLSDEEIKLVEEIFRTFGRCIKIEEEYMDAITGLSGSGPAYASVFLESLIYGGLKVGLPGDIALLAAAQTLLGTAKLLLETNLHPAQIRDMVITPGGTTIDGIFELEDSRIRTAIMKAVDAATKKSKILSLEINR
- a CDS encoding UbiD family decarboxylase: MLRQIIEEFMDDVVTIEKPVNKNLEVTRYLLKYKTKPVLFKDVDGWEVAGNIWSTRERIAKYLGVKKEEILHIMEYAMDNLHDYKLIGKAEFMKNKTADFSLKELPIPKYYPKDGGEYFTSAIVVAKDENGFVNMSFHRMMVIDDKRAAIRIVPRHLYAMWKEKAERGEELDVRIIVGNPIYVLLAAATSVEYGKSELNIASAIKEKTLGSPLEVVNISGIPVPAESEFVFEAKILPELTDEGPFVDITGTYDYVRKQPVVVFEKMYHVDNPIFHALLPGGYEHYMLMGLPKEPQIYKSVKRVVPKVHGVRLTEGGCMWLHAVVSITKQHDGDGKNAILAAFAGHPSLKHVVVVDEDVNIYDDREVEWAIATRFQADRDLVIIPNARGSSLDPSAEKSLTAKWGIDATKPLDKKEEFERAKL